A genome region from Euphorbia lathyris chromosome 4, ddEupLath1.1, whole genome shotgun sequence includes the following:
- the LOC136226253 gene encoding DUF21 domain-containing protein At2g14520 isoform X3: MAVEYQCCGSEFFIHILIIVFLVMFAGLMSGLTLGLMSMSIVDLEVLAQSGTPKDRQYAAKILPVVRNQHLLLCTLLICNAAAMEIIPQSVCSRHGLAIGATVAPAVRILVWICFPVAYPISKILDFLLGHGHVALFRRAELKTLVNFHGNEAGKGGELTHDETTIIAGALELSEKTAGDAMTPISETFAIDINAKLDKELMSMILENGHSRVPVYYEQPTNIIGLILVKNLLTIHPEDEVPVKSVTIRRIPRVHEILPLYDILNEFQKGHSHMAVVVRKCNKKEEEPVANGGDNLLKEVKVDVDVEKPAQDKSVKTRRPIQKWKSFPNTNNGSRNSRSKKWSKDIDSDILHIDGNPLPTLPEEEEAVGIITMEDVIEELLQEEIYDETDHHFEES; encoded by the exons ATGGCGGTGGAGTATCAGTGCTGCGGTTCGGAGTTCTTCATACACATTTTGATCATAGTGTTTCTGGTTATGTTTGCTGGATTGATGTCTGGGCTTACTTTGGGGCTTATGTCTATGAGTATTGTTGATCTTGAAGTTCTTGCTCAGTCTGGAACCCCCAAAGACCGCCAATACGCTG CAAAGATATTGCCTGTTGTCAGAAATCAGCATTTGTTGCTTTGCACACTCCTCATATGCAATGCCGCTGCTATGGAG ATTATACCACAGTCTGTTTGTTCTCGACATGGCTTGGCAATTGGTGCCACAGTGGCTCCAGCTGTTCGTATCCTTGTCTGGATCTGCTTCCCTGTTGCATACCCAATTAGCAAG ATTCTAGACTTTCTGTTGGGTCATGGGCATGTAGCTCTCTTTCGCAGAGCTGAATTGAAAACACTTGTAAATTTTCATGGTAACGAG GCTGGAAAAGGTGGAGAACTAACCCATGATGAGACAACCATTATAGCTGGTGCACTTGAGCTCTCAGAGAAAACAGCCGGCGATGCCATGACTCCTATTTCTGAAACTTTTGCCATTGATATTAATGCCAAACTTGACAA GGAGTTGATGAGTATGATATTGGAGAATGGGCATAGCAGAGTACCCGTTTATTATGAGCAACCTACAAATATAATTGGACTTATTCTG GTCAAAAACTTATTGACAATTCACCCAGAAGATGAAGTACCTGTAAAAAGTGTCACTATACGCAGGATCCCCAG GGTTCATGAAATTTTGCCATTATATGATATATTGAACGAGTTTCAAAAAGGTCATAGTCACATGGCTGTTGTTGTGAGAAAGTGCAACAAGAAAGAAGAGGAGCCTGTTGCAAATGGTGGGGACA ATCTattaaaagaagttaaagtcGATGTCGACGTTGAAAAGCCTGCTCAAGACAAATCAGTAAAGACCAGGAGGCCAATTCAGAAATGGAAAAGCTTTCCTAATACCAACAATGGATCTAGGAACTCAAGGAGCAAGAAGTGGTCAAAGGACATTGATTCGGACATCCTGCATATAGATGGTAATCCTCTCCCAACACttcctgaagaagaagaagctgtgGGTATAATTACAATGGAAGATGTCATTGAAGAGCTTTTACAG GAGGAGATATATGATGAGACAGATCATCACTTTGAGGAGTCATGA
- the LOC136226253 gene encoding DUF21 domain-containing protein At2g14520 isoform X2: MAVEYQCCGSEFFIHILIIVFLVMFAGLMSGLTLGLMSMSIVDLEVLAQSGTPKDRQYAAKILPVVRNQHLLLCTLLICNAAAMETLPIFLDSLVKAWGAILISVTLILLFGEIIPQSVCSRHGLAIGATVAPAVRILVWICFPVAYPISKILDFLLGHGHVALFRRAELKTLVNFHGNEAGKGGELTHDETTIIAGALELSEKTAGDAMTPISETFAIDINAKLDKELMSMILENGHSRVPVYYEQPTNIIGLILVKNLLTIHPEDEVPVKSVTIRRIPRVHEILPLYDILNEFQKGHSHMAVVVRKCNKKEEEPVANDLLKEVKVDVDVEKPAQDKSVKTRRPIQKWKSFPNTNNGSRNSRSKKWSKDIDSDILHIDGNPLPTLPEEEEAVGIITMEDVIEELLQEEIYDETDHHFEES; the protein is encoded by the exons ATGGCGGTGGAGTATCAGTGCTGCGGTTCGGAGTTCTTCATACACATTTTGATCATAGTGTTTCTGGTTATGTTTGCTGGATTGATGTCTGGGCTTACTTTGGGGCTTATGTCTATGAGTATTGTTGATCTTGAAGTTCTTGCTCAGTCTGGAACCCCCAAAGACCGCCAATACGCTG CAAAGATATTGCCTGTTGTCAGAAATCAGCATTTGTTGCTTTGCACACTCCTCATATGCAATGCCGCTGCTATGGAG ACACTTCCAATTTTTCTCGACAGTCTGGTTAAAGCCTGGGGTGCTATTCTAATTTCAGTTACCTTGATTCTCCTATTTGGTGAG ATTATACCACAGTCTGTTTGTTCTCGACATGGCTTGGCAATTGGTGCCACAGTGGCTCCAGCTGTTCGTATCCTTGTCTGGATCTGCTTCCCTGTTGCATACCCAATTAGCAAG ATTCTAGACTTTCTGTTGGGTCATGGGCATGTAGCTCTCTTTCGCAGAGCTGAATTGAAAACACTTGTAAATTTTCATGGTAACGAG GCTGGAAAAGGTGGAGAACTAACCCATGATGAGACAACCATTATAGCTGGTGCACTTGAGCTCTCAGAGAAAACAGCCGGCGATGCCATGACTCCTATTTCTGAAACTTTTGCCATTGATATTAATGCCAAACTTGACAA GGAGTTGATGAGTATGATATTGGAGAATGGGCATAGCAGAGTACCCGTTTATTATGAGCAACCTACAAATATAATTGGACTTATTCTG GTCAAAAACTTATTGACAATTCACCCAGAAGATGAAGTACCTGTAAAAAGTGTCACTATACGCAGGATCCCCAG GGTTCATGAAATTTTGCCATTATATGATATATTGAACGAGTTTCAAAAAGGTCATAGTCACATGGCTGTTGTTGTGAGAAAGTGCAACAAGAAAGAAGAGGAGCCTGTTGCAAATG ATCTattaaaagaagttaaagtcGATGTCGACGTTGAAAAGCCTGCTCAAGACAAATCAGTAAAGACCAGGAGGCCAATTCAGAAATGGAAAAGCTTTCCTAATACCAACAATGGATCTAGGAACTCAAGGAGCAAGAAGTGGTCAAAGGACATTGATTCGGACATCCTGCATATAGATGGTAATCCTCTCCCAACACttcctgaagaagaagaagctgtgGGTATAATTACAATGGAAGATGTCATTGAAGAGCTTTTACAG GAGGAGATATATGATGAGACAGATCATCACTTTGAGGAGTCATGA
- the LOC136226253 gene encoding DUF21 domain-containing protein At2g14520 isoform X1, whose product MAVEYQCCGSEFFIHILIIVFLVMFAGLMSGLTLGLMSMSIVDLEVLAQSGTPKDRQYAAKILPVVRNQHLLLCTLLICNAAAMETLPIFLDSLVKAWGAILISVTLILLFGEIIPQSVCSRHGLAIGATVAPAVRILVWICFPVAYPISKILDFLLGHGHVALFRRAELKTLVNFHGNEAGKGGELTHDETTIIAGALELSEKTAGDAMTPISETFAIDINAKLDKELMSMILENGHSRVPVYYEQPTNIIGLILVKNLLTIHPEDEVPVKSVTIRRIPRVHEILPLYDILNEFQKGHSHMAVVVRKCNKKEEEPVANGGDNLLKEVKVDVDVEKPAQDKSVKTRRPIQKWKSFPNTNNGSRNSRSKKWSKDIDSDILHIDGNPLPTLPEEEEAVGIITMEDVIEELLQEEIYDETDHHFEES is encoded by the exons ATGGCGGTGGAGTATCAGTGCTGCGGTTCGGAGTTCTTCATACACATTTTGATCATAGTGTTTCTGGTTATGTTTGCTGGATTGATGTCTGGGCTTACTTTGGGGCTTATGTCTATGAGTATTGTTGATCTTGAAGTTCTTGCTCAGTCTGGAACCCCCAAAGACCGCCAATACGCTG CAAAGATATTGCCTGTTGTCAGAAATCAGCATTTGTTGCTTTGCACACTCCTCATATGCAATGCCGCTGCTATGGAG ACACTTCCAATTTTTCTCGACAGTCTGGTTAAAGCCTGGGGTGCTATTCTAATTTCAGTTACCTTGATTCTCCTATTTGGTGAG ATTATACCACAGTCTGTTTGTTCTCGACATGGCTTGGCAATTGGTGCCACAGTGGCTCCAGCTGTTCGTATCCTTGTCTGGATCTGCTTCCCTGTTGCATACCCAATTAGCAAG ATTCTAGACTTTCTGTTGGGTCATGGGCATGTAGCTCTCTTTCGCAGAGCTGAATTGAAAACACTTGTAAATTTTCATGGTAACGAG GCTGGAAAAGGTGGAGAACTAACCCATGATGAGACAACCATTATAGCTGGTGCACTTGAGCTCTCAGAGAAAACAGCCGGCGATGCCATGACTCCTATTTCTGAAACTTTTGCCATTGATATTAATGCCAAACTTGACAA GGAGTTGATGAGTATGATATTGGAGAATGGGCATAGCAGAGTACCCGTTTATTATGAGCAACCTACAAATATAATTGGACTTATTCTG GTCAAAAACTTATTGACAATTCACCCAGAAGATGAAGTACCTGTAAAAAGTGTCACTATACGCAGGATCCCCAG GGTTCATGAAATTTTGCCATTATATGATATATTGAACGAGTTTCAAAAAGGTCATAGTCACATGGCTGTTGTTGTGAGAAAGTGCAACAAGAAAGAAGAGGAGCCTGTTGCAAATGGTGGGGACA ATCTattaaaagaagttaaagtcGATGTCGACGTTGAAAAGCCTGCTCAAGACAAATCAGTAAAGACCAGGAGGCCAATTCAGAAATGGAAAAGCTTTCCTAATACCAACAATGGATCTAGGAACTCAAGGAGCAAGAAGTGGTCAAAGGACATTGATTCGGACATCCTGCATATAGATGGTAATCCTCTCCCAACACttcctgaagaagaagaagctgtgGGTATAATTACAATGGAAGATGTCATTGAAGAGCTTTTACAG GAGGAGATATATGATGAGACAGATCATCACTTTGAGGAGTCATGA